The Lactuca sativa cultivar Salinas chromosome 2, Lsat_Salinas_v11, whole genome shotgun sequence genome includes a window with the following:
- the LOC111911737 gene encoding ADP-ribosylation factor GTPase-activating protein AGD7, which translates to MAASRRLRDLQSQPGNRICVDCSQKNPQWASVSYGIFMCLECSGKHRGLGVHISFVRSVTMDSWSEIQLRKMESGGNEKLNNFLAEYGIPKETDIIPKYNSNGASVYRDRIQALAEGKQWRDPPVVKESPIKGGSKKKPPMSGGGGAKVSNNQGVGGWDDHWGDNSFDDDGFRSADNMRRNQTVGDFRSGSGGGGAPARSRSTQSLYTQSQLEASAASKEDFFARRMAENESRPEGLPPNKGGKYVGFGSSPNNMPRSNSQGDVLSSVTQGLGKLSVVAASAAQSAANVVQAGTKEFTTKVRDGGYDHKVNETVNVVTAKTTEIGHMTWGIMRGVMALATQKVEEYAKEGQGQGPSWNQTHSRDGFYQESKGWNSNSNSNSNGRNGISKSSSGRNANSVGGWDDWDNDGYRKPTSETTNASSHKGGDSWAGWDDDKDDDDGFYQKPSNGKTPARTGGKSDWSGAGFH; encoded by the exons ATGGCGGCATCACGGCGTCTCCGTGACCTACAATCGCAACCAGGCAACAGGATCTGCGTCGATTGTTCACAAAAGAACCCTCAGTGGGCATCCGTATCCTATGGCATTTTTATGTGCTTGGAATGCTCCGGCAAGCACCGTGGCCTCGGTGTGCACATCTCCTTTGTGCGATCGGTCACCATGGATTCATGGTCCGAGATACAGCTCCGTAAAATGGAATCCGGCGGCAACGAAAAGCTTAACAATTTTTTGGCCGAGTATGGTATCCCGAAAGAAACCGACATAATTCCGAAATATAATTCCAACGGGGCATCGGTTTATCGCGACCGAATCCAAGCCCTGGCAGAAGGTAAACAGTGGCGGGATCCGCCGGTTGTGAAGGAGAGCCCGATCAAAGGTGGCAGTAAAAAGAAACCGCCAATGTCGGGCGGGGGTGGGGCTAAGGTTAGTAATAATCAGGGAGTTGGTGGGTGGGATGATCATTGGGGGGATAACAGTTTCGATGATGATGGTTTCAGATCTGCGGATAATATGAGGAGGAATCAGACGGTTGGAGATTTCAGGAGCGGTAGCGGTGGTGGTGGGGCGCCGGCTAGGTCAAGATCGACGCAGAGTTTGTATACACAGTCGCAATTAGAGGCGTCTGCTGCCTCAAAGGAGGATTTTTTCGCAAGGAGGATGGCGGAGAACGAATCAAGGCCGGAGGGATTGCCGCCCAACAAGGGTGGGAAGTATGTCGGGTTCGGATCGTCCCCAAATAACATGCCACGGAGTAATTCTCAAGGAGATGTTTTATCTTCGGTCACTCAG GGACTTGGTAAGTTATCCGTTGTTGCTGCATCTGCTGCACAGTCGGCTGCCAACGTGGTTCAAGCTGGTACTAAGGAATTCACAACAAAG gtgAGAGACGGGGGCTATGATCACAAGGTGAATGAGACTGTGAATGTTGTGACTGCAAAAACAACTGAAATTGGACACATGACGTGGGGCATCATGAGAGGTGTCATGGCATTGGCTACACAGAAGGTTGAAGAGTATGCCAAAGAAGGTCAAGGTCAAGGTCCCTCCTGGAACCAAACACATTCAAGAGATGGGTTTTATCAGGAGTCAAAAGGTTggaattccaattccaattccaactCCAATGGCAGGAATGGAATTTCCAAGAGCTCATCAGGCAGAAATGCGAATTCCGTTGGTGGTTGGGATGATTGGGATAACGATGGTTATAGAAAGCCCACATCTGAAACTACTAATGCGTCATCTCATAAAGGGGGTGACAGCTGGGCAGGGTGGGATGATGAtaaagatgatgatgatggtttCTACCAGAAACCATCCAATGGTAAAACCCCTGCCCGTACTGGGGGGAAATCAGATTGGTCTGGGGCAGGCTTTCACTGA
- the LOC111911736 gene encoding cation/H(+) antiporter 20 → MTVNITAIKTASDGVWQGDNPLDYAFPLLIIQTTLVLAVGRSLAFLLKPLRQPKVIAEIVGGILLGPSALGRNQEYMHRIFPRWSSPILESVASIGLLFFLFLVGLELDLSSIRRSGKRAFAIAAAGISLPFIFGIGVAFVLRKTIDGADKVGYAQYLVFMGVALSITAFPVLARILAELKLLTTRVGETAMAAAAFNDIVAWILLALAVALAGNGDEGGPHKSPLVSVWVLLSGVAFVIFMMVVIRPAMNWVAHRCSPEHDTVDEVYICLTLATVMVSGFITDLIGIHSIFGAFIFGLTIPKGNFAEKLIERIEDFVSGLLLPLYFASSGLKTDVTKISGGKAWGLLAMVITAACGGKIFGTFVVAVMCMIPVREALTLGLLMNTKGLVELIVLNIGKEKKVLNDEVFAILVLMALFTTFITTPAVMAVYKPARSSGGRRSSSGKKYDLRVLACVHGPGNISSLINLIESTRSVNKTRLKLYVLHLVELTERSSSIVMVQRVRKNGLPFVSRFNYTARAFHERVAVAFRAYGQMGQVVVRTTTAVSALPTMHEDICHVAKEKGVPMIILPFHKRWIKTEGPDVIENVGHGWRGVNQRVLNKAECTVAILVDRGLGDESQQNGSDTTVAQKVCVMFFGGPDDRACLELGGRMVEHPAVNVTVLRFVEEKRAEHDGVGLKPAPSKGRDKYTFSTTVIHPEKEKESDEKVMDEFLRKWEGMVEYKENSGNDIVESILRIGKSGEYDLIVVGKARCPTAMVARLGDRQPEHAELGPVGDLLASSNHGVVSSVLVIQQHDKIVSEESPSQNEEAANEV, encoded by the exons ATGACGGTGAATATCACAGCAATCAAAACCGCATCCGATGGAGTTTGGCAAGGTGACAATCCCTTAGACTATGCATTTCCATTGTTGATTATCCAAACCACCCTTGTCCTCGCCGTCGGCCGCTCGTTAGCCTTCCTCCTCAAGCCTCTCCGTCAGCCCAAAGTCATCGCCGAGATCGTC GGTGGGATCCTATTAGGACCATCTGCGTTGGGCCGGAATCAAGAGTACATGCACCGGATTTTTCCCCGATGGAGTTCTCCCATCCTTGAGTCTGTCGCAAGCATTGGACtgcttttctttcttttcttagtCGGTCTGGAGCTTGACCTGAGCTCCATCCGCCGGAGTGGAAAACGAGCATTTGCAATAGCAGCCGCCGGAATCTCGCTCCCTTTCATATTCGGTATCGGAGTTGCATTCGTTCTCCGGAAAACAATCGACGGAGCTGATAAAGTCGGCTATGCTCAGTACTTGGTGTTCATGGGGGTGGCTCTGTCCATCACAGCTTTTCCGGTGCTTGCACGTATTCTGGCGGAGTTGAAGCTCTTAACCACCAGAGTCGGCGAGACCGCCATGGCTGCCGCCGCGTTTAACGATATCGTGGCGTGGATATTGCTTGCCCTCGCCGTCGCACTTGCTGGAAACGGCGACGAAGGTGGGCCTCATAAAAGCCCATTGGTTTCTGTGTGGGTCCTTCTTTCAG GAGTTGCTTTTGTGATCTTTATGATGGTTGTGATCCGGCCAGCAATGAATTGGGTGGCTCATCGGTGCTCACCGGAACACGACACAGTAGACGAGGTCTACATTTGCTTGACACTAGCGACCGTCATGGTTTCTGGCTTCATTACAGATCTCATCGGCATACATTCCATTTTCGGAGCTTTTATCTTCGGACTAACCATCCCCAAAGGAAATTTCGCCGAGAAATTGATAGAAAGAATTGAAGACTTCGTCTCCGGATTGCTTCTCCCACTATATTTTGCTTCCAGTGGTTTAAAAACTGACGTCACAAAAATTAGTGGAGGGAAAGCATGGGGCCTACTAGCGATGGTAATCACAGCGGCATGCGGTGGGAAGATTTTTGGGACTTTTGTGGTGGCGGTGATGTGTATGATTCCAGTGAGGGAAGCACTTACGTTAGGGTTGTTGATGAATACTAAAGGATTAGTCGAACTCATTGTTCTTAACATCGGCAAAGAAAAAAAG GTTCTGAACGATGAGGTTTTTGCAATATTGGTTCTCATGGCACTTTTCACCACTTTCATCACAACTCCGGCAGTCATGGCCGTCTACAAACCTGCCCGGAGCAGCGGCGGTAGAAGGTCATCCTCCGGGAAGAAATACGATCTTAGAGTATTGgcatgtgttcacggccctggaaacATATCCTCATTAATCAACTTGATCGAGTCAACTCGGTCAGTGAACAAAACCCGGCTCAAGCTCTACGTACTCCACCTGGTTGAACTCACTGAACGTAGTTCCTCGATTGTGATGGTCCAACGGGTCAGAAAAAACGGTCTGCCGTTTGTGAGCCGGTTTAACTACACAGCACGTGCATTTCATGAGAGAGTGGCGGTTGCATTCCGAGCTTATGGCCAGATGGGTCAAGTCGTGGTTCGAACCACCACAGCTGTCTCGGCACTGCCAACCATGCATGAGGATATATGCCACGTGGCTAAAGAGAAAGGAGTGCCAATGATTATCTTACCATTCCATAAACGGTGGATAAAAACGGAGGGTCCAGATGTGATTGAGAATGTGGGCCATGGCTGGAGAGGTGTCAATCAGAGGGTTCTGAATAAAGCTGAATGCACAGTGGCGATATTAGTTGATCGAGGGCTTGGTGATGAATCCCAACAAAATGGCTCCGACACCACTGTAGCACAAAAGGTGTGTGTAATGTTTTTTGGTGGACCTGATGATCGTGCATGTTTGGAATTGGGAGGAAGGATGGTGGAGCATCCGGCGGTGAACGTGACGGTTTTGAGATTTGTGGAGGAGAAGAGGGCAGAACACGATGGTGTTGGGCTGAAACCGGCTCCCAGTAAAGGCAGAGATAAATATACCTTCTCTACAACAGTTATCCATCCCGAAAAAGAGAAG GAGAGCGATGAAAAGGTGATGGATGAATTCCTGAGAAAGTGGGAAGGAATGGTGGAATACAAAGAAAACAGTGGAAACGACATCGTTGAGAGCATATTGAGAATAGGAAAAAGTGGTGAGTATGATCTGATTGTTGTAGGCAAAGCACGGTGCCCCACGGCTATGGTGGCTAGGTTAGGTGACCGGCAACCGGAGCATGCAGAGCTGGGTCCGGTTGGAGACCTGTTAGCCTCTTCCAACCATGGTGTTGTGTCTTCTGTGCTTGTGATTCAACAACATGATAAAATTGTTTCAGAAGAATCTCCAAGTCAGAATGAAGAGGCAGCAAATGAGGTATAG
- the LOC111911699 gene encoding secreted RxLR effector protein 161-like, which translates to MYMSIVGRLIYLTHTRPDISYDVGVVSRFMHSPTKHHFGAVKRIIRYVVCTKHYGIWYMKSKKLLLEGFTDSDWAGSQEDRRSTTGNCFNVGTGIISWLSKKQENVALSTAEAEYVAASITTCQAIWLRKLMNDLMQEQTEAIMIYCDNQSAIAMTKILSCMVEPST; encoded by the coding sequence ATGTACATGAGCATAGTTGGGAGACTAATATATCTTACACACACAAGACCAGACATAAGCTATGATGTTGGTGTGGTCTCAAGGTTCATGCATTCACCTACAAAACATCATTTTGGAGCGGTAAAAAGGATCATTCGTTATGTTGTTTGCACCAAGCATTATGGAATATGGTATATGAAGTCAAAGAAACTACTTTTGGAAGGCTTTACAGACAGTGACTGGGCAGGGTCACAAGAAGATAGAAGGAGCACAACTGGAAATTGTTTCAATGTGGGAACTGGAATTATCTCATGGTTATCAAAGAAGCAAGAAAACGTCGCATTATCCACAGCAGAGGCTGAGTATGTGGCAGCCTCAATCACAACATGTCAAGCAATCTGGTTAAGAAAACTTATGAATGATCTCATGCAAGAACAAACTGAAGCAATTATGATCTACTGTGACAATCAATCCGCGATTGCAATGACAAAAATCCTGTCATGCATGGTCGAACCAAGCACATAG